The window tgctccgcaagtacttacagtacacccaaggacaagtaagtatgtCCTGTTTGCGGGGTTTGACAGCCTgaggcatgcatgcatctATTCATTGCCTACTCTGCCTTTGCCAAGAGCTGGCAAGAAGGAACGAATGCACCTACCACTTGGTGACCAGTGATGGTGGCATAactctcgtcgtcgtagtcgtAGAAACGTAATAGGCACTTGTCCTTGCCACTAAAGTATTAGCACGGACATGACTACAaactactagtaataatgTTTAAGTGCTTgtgttagtacggagtagtgcaaGGCGAAATGCAGCAACGGAGCGTTGGAAGTTGCTGGTGCCATGCAAAGTACTTGTTGCGTTGTCCAGAGTAATTaccagtaataatacttacacctaatacctgtacggagtactagtacaagtacatacagtacgaAGGTGTACTTCTGGGTACAGCACCGATCAATACCGAAGTCGCTACCACATCCAAGACACTACGAATGTTGGTACCCGGAACCTTGATTGGTCCCTCGCTGACTCTGTAGACCACAACTTGCTGGTGCTCAACAAAGTACCCGCTACaagccaccgtcgtcgtcaaagcCAAGTCTCTCCATTCCTTCGCTCATCCGTCAGCGAGAGCGACTCCCAAGCTTGGTATGCAATCGCAACCAAGCAGTGCGTCAGTCCATccatcatcttcatcatcgCTCATCCATCATCCGTCATCCGACCATGAGGTGGCCATATCGGACGCGGACCGCACTGTTTTGCTGCAGCAGAATCGgcacgaggccaaggccaaccAAGGTTCGCGCGGCCGCGTATTGTCGCCTCTCCTCTGGAGTTGCACTTGCCGTTTCGCTCCGTCgtcccctcctcgcctcgtctTGTCCTCCTGTCCCGTCCTCTCGTCACCCCCCTCCCATTTCTCCTCTGACATATCAGAGTGCGCATTTGTATCCCGTTACCAATGAACAACCACCAACGGCTcgtctgcctgcctgcctgcctgcctgcctgcctgctggaTGACTTCTTCTGGAGACGCCGTCGCACGCCCGCACGGCAAGGAGCGCTTCCTGCCTTGACGCCACCGCCGGCTGCAAGCAAACAAGGCCAAAGTTCACCGGTTTCGGGCTCGGCCCCTGCACTGCACCCTCCACTCTGGGCCGCGACTCGATTCCGAGCACATCGACCTTGTTGAGCACACCACCACGACCACCACCCGCCTGCTTTGCTTGTGACACTGATCCACTTCACCCACCACGTCACCCACCCACATGCGGACGGCCGCTCGCCAACAAGCCGCTAGTAAGCCGCCCTGGACTGGGGTTCGTTCACGGTTCGTCTCAGCCTCGTGCTGCCGTTTGCTTCGGACGCCACCACCCTCTGCGTCTGCCATTTCCAAGCAACCGTCGGCCTGGCCTTGACCCAACCGGACTGGCTTCAGCGTCCGTGCTAGGGCCGGCGGCCAGCTTCAAGCAGTCTTCCCCCGCAGTCGTTGAAGCACATGTCAGCCGGTGCAGGCTCGGTCGCCCAAGCAGCAAGGGAGGCATCGGACTGGTCCCGACGCCCAGCCAAAATCGCGCCAGCTTCCTTGCACCCTCTGGCTCCCCAGCCCAGCCCTTGAATCGCTCGCTGTCGCATCGCAAAGTCGCAGTGGCAACGGCCGTGGATGGAGCCCACTTTGTCGACTTCCCCTTCCGCCCCCCCGGCATTACATCTCTGGTATATCCCGACTATACATCCCTGATAAGTGCCGGTCATAATTCTGAATTCTGACATGGCACTTGTGCgagtgcacgtacatgtgTTGGAGGACTGATGGTATGCTACGGCCACTTTGGCCAGTCTCGTGTGCTGCTGCCCCTTGGGATTCGCCTTCTCCGTCGCCCATCGTGCGTTCGGTCGTCCATGACTTGCGGCCCCCAAACTCAATCCTACCCTACCTGTCTTGCCGTGCCCGACGAGTTTAAGTCCTCCCCGTAGCCAGAGACGCAGCGCCCTCTGGCCATAGCCCTGCCCTGCTTGCCCTCGCCTGCCCTGCGCCGGAGGAGCACCGCTGCAGCTTGATCCGAACCACGTTCCGCCCCTTGTCGCCCGTCGACTCCAACACCATTTCTCTGCACCCGCACCCGTCTCTTCACCTGTCTCTACACCCTTTCCATTCATGCATGGCACCCAAAGGGGTCATCCGTCACAGCGCCTTTTTACTCTCCGATGCAGAGTGCCGACGGACGATAGGACCAGCCGGTCATCGTTCCTATTTCCGAGGTCCAGCAGCGCAAGCTGGGTGCAGACCCGCCCGCCCCAGCCGGACTTTCGGCGACTCGTCGCACCCAAAAAAAACTTACTAGCACGGAGGAGGGTCTTGAGCGCTGAAGCCAACAACTTCTGTCATCCGAGATttccctccccctcccccatcATCAACAACcacccgtcgtcgctccGCTGCGAATACATACCTTCGCACGCTTCATTTCCGCTCTCCCGGCCCCtgcctcctctcctcccgtCGCCGTGCGCCTCCGTTCATATACCGACCGTCCTGTCCCTGTCCGGCCGCACGCAGCGCATTCCGCATTCCGCATTTTGCCTCTTCTGGCGGGTTCGCTTCATCTTGTCGGCCATCGCCACGACGCTCGACTTGGCCCACCGACATGCCCACGACCAACTCaaggcccgtcgtcgccatggatcCCACCACGACGGAGCACGATTATCGCTTCCCGCGCCGACCCGAGACCCGAATCGGCGgccctgccgtcgccggcgcccccCACAACCTCCCTCGCGACGCAGCCCCCTCCTCGGTCGCCGACGGGCTCAAGGACGACCGCGATGACACTTctggcctgctcgacgcAGCCTTGTTTCCCTCGCTCCACGACGCGCCCCTGAGCGTCGACCAGATGAAGGTCGACGACCCGCTCGCCACCCAGGTCTGGAAGTTCTTCAAGACCACCAAGGAGCGGCTCCCCAACCAGCGGCGCATGGAGAACCTGACCTGGCGTATGATGGCACTCTCCATGCGCAAGAAGACGCAGTCGGAAGAACAGCGGGCGGACCAGGAGACGCTTGGGAAACCGGAAAACAGGTGTGCACTGACCAAGAGCCGTCCACCCCTGGGCACTTCCTGCTCTCTCGAGTTCCATGCTGATGATGGTCTGTTGTTCGCAGGCCCGCCCGACATTCGTCCCAGAATGCGCCGAGCGGAATTGCGCAGCTGCGCAAGACGTCCGAGTACAATGACGGCGGCCTAGAGTCCATgaacgtcgacgacttcCTCGAGACCGGCGCCCCCATCCGCTTCATGTCTCCCCCGCCTTCCGAGTTCGCCAACGACCCATCGAGACCGTCGTTCATCCCCATCAAATCACGCCGAGAGTCCGACAACACCTGTTTTGTCCCTCAGTCCGTGCCTCACACTCAGCGGGGTCGGGATGACGAGTTTGGCTATGTCACTCGCCATCTTCGCAAAACGAGCATCGATGAGCGTCGGGTGAGTGCAGCCCTCTCAAACCCGATCATCCTCCGCCTCTGCCGCACCACGGCACGATATTGCATTGCCGTGCCTTCAtcctctgctctgctctccCTTCCCTGCCTGTCGATGTTCCGTGCCTTCCCTACATGCCTTCTGTCACGTTGTCGAGCGCGACTCTATTTTCCCGTTGCCGTCGGATGCTGATATTCCATCACCAGAGTCGAAAGCGCCCCGCCGATTTCTCTCCtaccatggccgccgtcgacagggGCACCCTGAAccacgacgtcgacatccCGCTCCCGGCCTTCTCTCTCGATGGCACCTCCCCCATCGccatgcagcagcaggcaaTCGCCAGCGGCAACTCCAGCATGCTTTTCAACCTGGACACCTTCATGGACGACCCCGTCGCCGGTTCGACCGGGCCTGTTCCGCAGCACTTCTCcttctctccctcgtcgtcccccATGATACCCACCGGCGCCTTTTCTTCCATGTACAACAACCCTTCCGCCGCCCCTATGAATTACGCCGCCAACCTCTATTCTCCTTCCGGATCCGCATTTCAGTCGACAAACTCGACCCCGCTTCCTTTGATGGAAAATGACGCCTTCTACTTCGCTTCGCAGGCTGTTGGGCAGCAGCAGTCGTCAGCCTACCGTCAGCCTGACTCGCAGAACATGGGGACCTCCGTGGATCAGAGCCAGCAGTTCATGTACAGCAACGCAAGCGGCGGAAgcggcatgtacatgcccaCCGTGGCCGAATCCGCCACGACCGTCTCGGCCTACGGCACCGCGCCGAGCTCCTTTTCCCACATCGACCCCGCCCAGGTGTTCCGGCCCGACAACCAGAGCGCGAACCCCAGCGTGTCCGTGCGCCAGGACACGAGCATGTTCTCTTTCGGCGCtgactcggacgaggacgaatcGAACATGACCGACGACCGCGTCATGCCGATGCAAAGCGACTACTTGCCAGCCGTAGACGAagccggctccggctccatGGGATGGGATGCCTCTCTTCCTGGCCAGTTCAGCACCCGAGCCGCGCGCTTCCCGGGTGGGCCGCCGCGGAAGCAAGTGACCATCGGCGGAAGCACAACCGAGTACGTCGAGAGCAGTGGCGAACGGGATGGCAATGCCCTCGCTCGATCTCGCTCGCAGTCCTTCCGCCAGAAAGACGACGCTCAGCAGAAGATTCCCCGGAATGCCTCGACCCCTTCGCATCTGGCAACGACGCACGGCACCTCGGAGCAGATGGCCCAGTCGCTGCCAACCTCGCCTGGGGGTGATGTGCCGGCCGCCAAGTCTGGCCACTCCTCTGCGGCCGCCAGCCGTGCGACCTCGCCGCTCGTCCCCAAGCGCACCTCTTCGACCAATCTGCCGCCTGCAGGAGGGAACCAGGAGggttcgtcgacgaccagcTGCACCAACTGCTTCACCCAGACGACTCCGCTGTGGCGACGCAATCCGGAAGGCCAACCTCTATGCAACGCCTGCGGCCTCTTCCTGAAGCTGCACGGTGTTGTCCGGCCCCTGAGCTTGAAAACTGATTTCATCAAGAAGAGAAACCGTGGCACGGGCGGCAACAGCTCCCTTGGGTCCGGCGGCAAGTCGAGGAAAAACAACATGGCGTCCAGTGCGGGCGTCGCACCCCGAAAGGGCTCTTCGCTTCACATGTCGACCACGGGCGCCGCGTCCAAGAACGCCAGCCAGCCGGGCACGACCTCGCCACCTTCGAGAAGGGTCATGGGTCATCCCATTTCAGGAACCAGCAAGGCTGGCGGCACGCCAGCCGCCCAGTTTGGTAACCTGGCATCAGCTGCTGGTACCGCCGGTGTGAAAGGCGCCGTTCCCATCGCCGCGGCCCCCTTCAAGCCTAATCCTGGGCCTGGTGCTTCGTCTGCTTCTCATACGCCgaccgcctcgtcctcgtcgaagcGGCAGCGAAGAAATGACGAGAACACGGGGTCCGATGCCTCCACGCGGATGGACGTCAACGCCTCCGGCGAGACGGTCATCCCTCAAACCATCGCCCGCTCGTTCGGCCACCCGTCCAACATTGGCTCCATATCTGGCACCCTCATGTCCAGCTCCTTCGGCGTTAGCCAGGACTCGCCGATTTCGCCTGACGGCGTGAGCCACGGCTCGCCGATCTCGTCCAACAGCGTCATGCCCATGGCCCCCCACCGACCCAATACAGGAGCCTCGACAAGACCACAGGAGTGGGAATGGCTAACCATGAGCCTTTGAGGCT of the Drechmeria coniospora strain ARSEF 6962 chromosome 01, whole genome shotgun sequence genome contains:
- a CDS encoding nitrogen response regulator, producing the protein MPTTNSRPVVAMDPTTTEHDYRFPRRPETRIGGPAVAGAPHNLPRDAAPSSVADGLKDDRDDTSGLLDAALFPSLHDAPLSVDQMKVDDPLATQVWKFFKTTKERLPNQRRMENLTWRMMALSMRKKTQSEEQRADQETLGKPENRPARHSSQNAPSGIAQLRKTSEYNDGGLESMNVDDFLETGAPIRFMSPPPSEFANDPSRPSFIPIKSRRESDNTCFVPQSVPHTQRGRDDEFGYVTRHLRKTSIDERRSRKRPADFSPTMAAVDRGTLNHDVDIPLPAFSLDGTSPIAMQQQAIASGNSSMLFNLDTFMDDPVAGSTGPVPQHFSFSPSSSPMIPTGAFSSMYNNPSAAPMNYAANLYSPSGSAFQSTNSTPLPLMENDAFYFASQAVGQQQSSAYRQPDSQNMGTSVDQSQQFMYSNASGGSGMYMPTVAESATTVSAYGTAPSSFSHIDPAQVFRPDNQSANPSVSVRQDTSMFSFGADSDEDESNMTDDRVMPMQSDYLPAVDEAGSGSMGWDASLPGQFSTRAARFPGGPPRKQVTIGGSTTEYVESSGERDGNALARSRSQSFRQKDDAQQKIPRNASTPSHLATTHGTSEQMAQSLPTSPGGDVPAAKSGHSSAAASRATSPLVPKRTSSTNLPPAGGNQEGSSTTSCTNCFTQTTPLWRRNPEGQPLCNACGLFLKLHGVVRPLSLKTDFIKKRNRGTGGNSSLGSGGKSRKNNMASSAGVAPRKGSSLHMSTTGAASKNASQPGTTSPPSRRVMGHPISGTSKAGGTPAAQFGNLASAAGTAGVKGAVPIAAAPFKPNPGPGASSASHTPTASSSSKRQRRNDENTGSDASTRMDVNASGETVIPQTIARSFGHPSNIGSISGTLMSSSFGVSQDSPISPDGVSHGSPISSNSVMPMAPHRPNTGASTRPQEWEWLTMSL